The genomic segment CGGCGGTGTCCAGCAGGTCGGCCGGGGTGCCGGCAGGCACGGAGATGCGCGGGTCTTCGGTGGGCGGAGTGGGCTTGATGACGGCATTCACGGGAACGGTCCTTTCGCATGCAGCGGCGGTATTGCGGTGCAGCAGACCGTCCTCCCAAGCCGGTTATTTGACAACCGAGTTCTGTCAATGCCTATCATCAGCTGCGCTTATACGAGCATCCTGATGTCCGCCAAGTCCCCGTCAGACCTCAGGTTTCCGTACAAGAGCGACCGGCTCAAACCGCTGCGCGCGTTCTGTCAAACCACGCGATTGGGTTCAGTCTCGCGGGCTGCGGAGGCGCTCTACGTCAGCCAGCCGGCGATTTCACTGCAGCTGCAGGCACTGGAACGCGAGCTCGGGGTCAAGTTGCTGGAGCGCAGCGGCCGGCGGCTCGTGCCCACGCGCGAGGGCGAGGTGCTCTACGCATTGGCGATGCCGCTGGTCGAAGGGCTGGATGGCCTGCCGGCGGCGTTCCGGCGCGAAGTGGGCGGGCTCGATGCCGGCGAGCTGACCGTCGCGGCCAACAGCTCGACGATCCTCTACCTGCTGCCGCGCATCGTCGACCTGTTCCGCCGCCAGCACCCGGACGTGCGCCTGACGCTGCAGGATGCGATCACCGCCGACGGCACCGACCTGCTGCGCAGCGACGCCGTCGATCTCGTGGTCGGCTCGATGGTCGATGTGCCCGGCGACCTCAGCTACGCGCCGGTCTACCGCTTCGACCCGATCCTGCTGACCCCGCCCGATCACGCCCTCGCCCGCGCGAAGACGCTCACGCTGGAAGAGATCGGCCGCTACGGCCTGATCCTCCCGCCGAAACGCCAGATCACCTACCGCCTCGTCGACCAGGTCTTCCAGCAGGCCCGCGTGCCCTACACGGTGGCGCTGGAAGTGGGCGGCTGGGAGGTCATCAAGCAGTACGTCGCGATGGGCATGGGCATCTCGATCGTCAGCTCGATCTGCCTCGACGACAGCGACAGCGCGCGCCTGGCGACGCGGTCGGTGTCGGCGTGGTTTCCGGCGCGCTCTTACGGCGTCGTCGTGCGCAAGGGCAAGGTGCTGTCACCGCAGGCGCGCGCTTTCATCGAACTGATCCAGCCGGATCTGTTCGTGCGGCGGGATCATGAGGATGCGGGGCATTCGGAGCGGTAGCTCGGATTCGGTTTGCCGTTGCGGTTGCGTTGCCGTTGCCGTTGCCGTTGATCTTGATTTTCAGGACGCTCCGGGTTTGAACGCAGACCCGGAGGGCGCCGCACATGGATGTGCGGCGTTTTTCGACCGAGCCAGGATGGCGAGTCGAAAAATCCCGGAACGAACAACGCGCCATGACGCTTTGATCGGGGCTGGCCCTTTTCTTTGGTTCCGTTTCTTTTGGCGTCCAGCAAAAGAAATGAACCCGCTCGCCGCAAGGCGAGTGGAAGCGTCTGACGTTGCTTCTCGTCGCAGGCGTAAAGCGAAGATCCAACGCTTTCGTCCGCTGACGCGGCCGAGTTCATTTCTTTTGGTGGACGCCAAAAGAAACGGAACCAAAAAAAAAAACTTCTCCCCGACACGTCCACAGCCCGCGGCTTGTCGCGCACCGGGATTTTCCGACTCGGCATCCTGCCTCGGTCGGAAAACGCCGCCCATCCATGGGCGGCGCCCTCCGGGTGTGCGGTCGCCGCGTCGCTTATGGGCTACGGAACATCGACGGCAAGAGCAGACACGGATCGCGATTGGACTGGTCGCAAGGCCAGAGCCCGCACTAGTGAATCGGCAACGAGATCAGCGGACGGCCAGCCATTCCCGCATCAAATCTGATGTCTCATCTGCCCGTTCGAGCGGCGGCAAATGTCCACACACCTCCAGTCGATGCAACGTCGACCCCGCGATGCCCGCGTGCATTACTTCCGCCTCGACCGGCGGCGTCAGCCGATCATCCTCACCGACGACGATCAAAGTGGGCACCTCGATACGCACAAGCAGCGGCTCGGAATCCGGACGCGCGAGAATCGCCGCCTGCTGCCGCAGATACCCATCCGCGCCGACCTCAGCCGCCATCGACTGCACGATCTCACCGATCGGACCGTCGACGTGCGATGGATGCACGAGGCTCGGCAGCAGCTGGCGGGTCACGCCGACGAAGCGGCCGCGGCCGATCGCGTCGATGCCGCGTTGGCGTTGTGCGGCGCGTTCCGGAGAATCGGGACGCGCGCTGGTCGCGATCAATGCGAGACGGGTCACGCGTTCGGGCGCGCGGCGCAGGATCTCGAAGGCGACGTAACCACCCATCGACAGTGCAGCAAGGGCGAAGCGCGGTGGCGCATTAGCCAGTGCGCGTTCCGCCATCGCGCCGACGCTGTCGTCGCGGGTGAGGTCGGCGACGCGCGGGTCAGCGACATTGTCGAGGGCGTCGATCTGCGCCTGCCACAACCGGGCCGTGCACAGCAGGCCCGGCAGCAACAGCAACGGTGCGCGGTCGCTCACGATGTCGGGCGCAATCGCCTCAGGCCTTGAGCAGGGTGAACTGCTCGGCCGTACCGGCTTCCGAATCCGGCGCGATCCACACGTCGAACAGGCCGGGCTCGGCGGCGAACGCGCCGCTGCGCGTGGTGAAGGCGAGCTGGTCGCGATGCAGGGTGAACGACACCGTGGTGTGCGCGCCCGGCGCCAGTGCGACTTTGCGGAAATCCTTGAGCTCGCGGATCGGACGCACGCGGCTGGCGACGCGGTCGTGGATGTAGAGCTGCACCACTTCTTCGCCGAAGCGGCTGCCGTCGTTGCGCAGCGTCACCGACACGGTCAGCGTGCCGTCCCAGTCCAGCGTGTCTGCCGACAGTTCGATATCGCCGTAGACGAAGCGCGTGTACGACAGGCCGTGGCCGAAGGGATACAGCGCGCTGTTGGGCATCTCGCGCCAGCGGCTCTTGAACTCCGACATCGTCGGCAGTTCGGGGCGGCCGGTGCGCTGGCGGTTGTAGTAGAGCGGCTGCTGGCCGGAATCGCGCGGGAAGCTCACCGGCAGGCGCGCGGACGGGTTGTAGTCGCCGAACAGCACCTCGGCGACGGCAGGACCGGTTGCAGTGCCGAGGAACCAGGTCGCGAGAATCGCCTGCGCGTCGTGCACCGCGCCGTGCAGCGCGAGTGCGCGGCCATGACGCAGCAGCACGACGACCGGCGTGCCGGTGGCGGCCACGGCCTCGGCCAGCGCCTGCTGCGCGGACGGCACGACGATCTGCGTGCGTGATTGCGCTTCGCCACTGAAGCCCTGTGGTTCACCGATCGCGAGCAGCACGACATCCGCATTGCGCGCGGCCTCGACCGCGGCCTCGATGCCGCCATCGATCGCGTCTTCCATGCCGCTGCCGTCGACGACATCGAGCGCATCGCCATCATCGAGCGCAGCGCGCAGGCCGTCTTCGAGATTGACGTGCAGGCGCTTGTCGCCGAACAGCGTCCAGCAGCCTTCGATGTTGTCGCGGTCGCGCGCATACGGGCCGATCAGCGCGAGCTTCTGACCGGATTTGCGCAGCGGCAGCAGATCGCCGTCGTTCTTCAGCAGCACGATCGAGCGGCGCGCGGCGTCGAGCGCGAGGTCGCCGTGCAGCGCTTTCGGATCGAGCGCGGCTTCGACGTCGGGATCGAGCGAGCGGTACGGATTGTCGAACAGGCCGATCGCCTGCTTGACCGCGAACACGCGGCGCACGCCCTCGTCGATCACGTCCATCGACACTTCGCCGCTGGCGACGAGATCGGGCAGATGCGCGGCGTAGAGGCCGCTCTGCATGCTCATGTCGACACCGGCGGTGAACGAGAGCTTCGTCGCCTCGCGGTCGTCGCCGGCGAAGCCGTGCGCGACGAGTTCGAAGTCCGCGGTGTAGTCGGACACCACGAAGCCCTTGAAGCCCCATTCGCCGCGCAGCAGATCGGTCAGCAGGCCGTCGTGGGCAGACGCCGGCACGCCGTTGATGTCGTTGAAGGCGCTCATCACCGTCAGCGCGCCGGCATCCAGTGCGGCCTTGAACGGCGGCAGATGCACGTCACGCAGCGTGCCCTCGGAAATCTCGACGCTGTTGTAGTCCAGGCCGCCCATCACCGCGCCGTAGCCGACGAAGTGCTTGGACGTGGCCAGCATCGAATCGTCCGCGGTCAGATCGCTGCCCTGGAAGCCGCGCACGCGCGCCGCCGAGAACGCATTGCCGAGCACCACGTCTTCGCCCGCGGCTTCGGCCACGCGGCCCCAGCGCTGGTCGCGGGCGATGTCGAGCGTCGGCGCGAAGGTCCAGTGCAGGCCGCAGGCGGTCGCCTCGATCGCCGCGGCGCGCGCGGTGCGCTCGGCCAGGTCGGGCTCGAAGCTCGCAGCCTCGCCCAGCGGGATCGGGAATACGGTGCGCATGCCGTGGATCACGTCGGCGCCCATCAGCAGCGGGATGCCGAGCCGGCTTTCCTCGACCGCGATGCGCTGCGACTCGCGGCCCTGCACCGCGCCGACGCCGTTGAATACCGCGCCCACGCGGCCGGCACGGATCTGCTCGCGCAGCTCGCCGGCGTTCAACTCGTTCATCTCGGGATTCACGTCGGCCGCGAACGGCCGCAGCATGTCGGCAAAAATGCCGAGCTGGCCGATCTTCTCCTCGAGGGTCATCCGTGCGAGCAGCGCTTCGAGCCGGTCATCCAGGCGCATCAATCGATCCCATGTAAACGATTACAGCCGGCGATTATAGGACGCACGCCGGGAGGCGGGTCCAGTATCGCCGCGCGCGGCGCGCAGGAACAGCCGCAGCGCGGTCAGCCGAGGTCGTGCACGGTGGGTGCGGGCGCAGCCGGTGGCACTGGGCGGCGCGCAGGCATGAAGGGCGAGACCGGATCACTGGCCGGGAAGGTCTCGTCCAGCGCTTCGTCCTGGGTCTCTTCCACGTGCTGCCGCTCGGCGTCGGGATCGGGCGGGGATGTCGGGGGCGTGTGCATGCGGTCACCGTGGCCCTGTGGCGTGCGTGCGCGCGTGAATCCGGCCGCCCGTTTCAGCGCCCCGGGTTGACGCGCGATGCACGGCAGCGGTGCGAGCTTCCGAAGTTCATGCGGCCAGCCGTCCCGCGCCGGCGCATCGGAGGCTTCCATGGCACGTCCCATCTGGTCCGGCTCGCTGTCCTTCGGCCT from the Luteimonas fraxinea genome contains:
- a CDS encoding LysR family transcriptional regulator gives rise to the protein MSAKSPSDLRFPYKSDRLKPLRAFCQTTRLGSVSRAAEALYVSQPAISLQLQALERELGVKLLERSGRRLVPTREGEVLYALAMPLVEGLDGLPAAFRREVGGLDAGELTVAANSSTILYLLPRIVDLFRRQHPDVRLTLQDAITADGTDLLRSDAVDLVVGSMVDVPGDLSYAPVYRFDPILLTPPDHALARAKTLTLEEIGRYGLILPPKRQITYRLVDQVFQQARVPYTVALEVGGWEVIKQYVAMGMGISIVSSICLDDSDSARLATRSVSAWFPARSYGVVVRKGKVLSPQARAFIELIQPDLFVRRDHEDAGHSER
- a CDS encoding alpha/beta fold hydrolase; its protein translation is MSDRAPLLLLPGLLCTARLWQAQIDALDNVADPRVADLTRDDSVGAMAERALANAPPRFALAALSMGGYVAFEILRRAPERVTRLALIATSARPDSPERAAQRQRGIDAIGRGRFVGVTRQLLPSLVHPSHVDGPIGEIVQSMAAEVGADGYLRQQAAILARPDSEPLLVRIEVPTLIVVGEDDRLTPPVEAEVMHAGIAGSTLHRLEVCGHLPPLERADETSDLMREWLAVR
- the bglX gene encoding beta-glucosidase BglX codes for the protein MRLDDRLEALLARMTLEEKIGQLGIFADMLRPFAADVNPEMNELNAGELREQIRAGRVGAVFNGVGAVQGRESQRIAVEESRLGIPLLMGADVIHGMRTVFPIPLGEAASFEPDLAERTARAAAIEATACGLHWTFAPTLDIARDQRWGRVAEAAGEDVVLGNAFSAARVRGFQGSDLTADDSMLATSKHFVGYGAVMGGLDYNSVEISEGTLRDVHLPPFKAALDAGALTVMSAFNDINGVPASAHDGLLTDLLRGEWGFKGFVVSDYTADFELVAHGFAGDDREATKLSFTAGVDMSMQSGLYAAHLPDLVASGEVSMDVIDEGVRRVFAVKQAIGLFDNPYRSLDPDVEAALDPKALHGDLALDAARRSIVLLKNDGDLLPLRKSGQKLALIGPYARDRDNIEGCWTLFGDKRLHVNLEDGLRAALDDGDALDVVDGSGMEDAIDGGIEAAVEAARNADVVLLAIGEPQGFSGEAQSRTQIVVPSAQQALAEAVAATGTPVVVLLRHGRALALHGAVHDAQAILATWFLGTATGPAVAEVLFGDYNPSARLPVSFPRDSGQQPLYYNRQRTGRPELPTMSEFKSRWREMPNSALYPFGHGLSYTRFVYGDIELSADTLDWDGTLTVSVTLRNDGSRFGEEVVQLYIHDRVASRVRPIRELKDFRKVALAPGAHTTVSFTLHRDQLAFTTRSGAFAAEPGLFDVWIAPDSEAGTAEQFTLLKA